The Phyllopteryx taeniolatus isolate TA_2022b chromosome 17, UOR_Ptae_1.2, whole genome shotgun sequence genome window below encodes:
- the oatx gene encoding solute carrier family 22 member 6 isoform X5, translating into MGFNELLDEMGGFGRYQWLHVTLISFPGLLMASQNLLNNFVSGTPGHRCSLSANHSLWNLTEQVDGQDVLKAFIPLDSSGTGLDRCRRYVMPQWQMLTANGSVNTSHLQTESCADGWTFDDSEFLATTVSEWDLVCSLRPLKQMIQTVYMGGVLAGAVLYGGLSDRFGRRSVLIWSYLQLGVLGSCGTLSQSYSVYCVFRFLSGMAVSGIILNSVSLKVEWIPTKTRTLVGTLTSFYFTFGQLILAGLAYWLRDWRKLQLVVCAPHILFFAYSWWYSESARWLVLRRRSQDALKTLHRVARINGKPEVADKLTLEVLHSHMSKELASNRKTLTAYDLLRTPGMRRISVCLIAVWFSTSFAYYGLAMDMQKFGVSIYVMQLIFGAVDFPAKFVALGMLSFLGRRVTQALCLFMSALVIFANIFVPMGTIKRFKQASDTLQCQQLMAAVPLSDMQAIRTTLACLGKAFTSASFTTVYLYTGELYPTIIRQTGMGLVSTMARVGSMAAPAVLILDEVFPALPSVVYGGAAVLASGFACFLPETLNVPLPDTVQDVEERCSSMGCWPMFCFA; encoded by the exons ATGGGCTTCAACGAGCTGCTAGACGAG ATGGGCGGTTTCGGGCGGTACCAGTGGCTCCACGTGACCCTCATCAGTTTCCCAGGCCTGCTGATGGCGAGTCAAAACCTCCTGAACAACTTTGTCTCAGGAACCCCCGGCCACCGCTGCAGCTTGTCGGCCAATCACAGCCTCTGGAACCTCACGGAGCAG GTGGATGGCCAGGACGTGTTGAAGGCCTTCATCCCACTGGACTCTTCGGGAACTGGACTAGACCGCTGCAGGAG GTACGTGATGCCTCAGTGGCAGATGCTAACAGCTAACGGCTCCGTTAACACCAGCCACCTGCAAACCGAAAGCTGCGCCGATGGTTGGACCTTTGACGACTCCGAGTTCCTTGCCACCACTGTTTCCGAG TGGGATCTGGTGTGCAGCCTGCGGCCCCTCAAGCAGATGATCCAGACGGTCTACATGGGCGGCGTTCTCGCGGGTGCCGTCCTCTACGGTGGACTGTCCGACAG GTTCGGGCGGCGCTCTGTCCTTATTTGGTCGTACCTGCAGCTGGGCGTCCTGGGCTCTTGCGGCACACTGTCGCAGTCCTACTCGGTCTACTGCGTGTTCCGCTTCCTGAGCGGCATGGCGGTGTCGGGCATCATACTCAACTCCGTTTCCCTGA AGGTGGAGTGGATCCCGACTAAAACCAGGACTCTGGTGGGCACGCTCACCTCCTTCTACTTCACCTTTGGTCAGCTAATCTTGGCGGGCTTGGCTTATTGGCTGAGGGACTGGAGGAAGCTGCAGCTGGTGGTGTGCGCGCCCCACATCCTCTTCTTTGCCTACAGCTG GTGGTACTCTGAGTCGGCGCGGTGGCTGGTCCTCAGGCGAAGATCGCAGGACGCGTTGAAGACTCTCCACAGAGTCGCTCGGATCAACGGAAAACCCGAAGTGGCGGACAAGCTGACGCTGGAG GTGCTTCACTCCCACATGAGCAAGGAGCTGGCGTCCAATCGTAAGACGCTGACCGCCTACGACCTGCTGAGGACGCCGGGCATGAGACGCATCTCCGTCTGCCTCATCGCCGTCTG GTTCTCCACCAGCTTCGCCTACTACGGCTTGGCGATGGACATGCAGAAGTTTGGG GTGAGTATTTACGTGATGCAGCTCATCTTTGGAGCTGTGGATTTTCCTGCCAAATTTGTGGCTCTGGGCATGCTCAGTTTCCTCGGGAGGAGGGTGACTCAGGCCCTCTGCCTCTTCATGTCCGCCCTCGTCATCTTCGCCAACATCTTCGTCCCAATGG GGACAATAAAGAGATTTAagcaagcttcagatacgctGCAATGTCAACAATTAATGGCGGCGGTCCCCCTGTCAGACATGCAGGCCATCAGAACGACGTTAGCGTGTCTCGGTAAAGCCTTCACGTCGGCGTCCTTCACCACTGTCTACTTGTACACCGGAGAACTTTACCCCACCATCATCAG GCAAACTGGAATGGGTCTGGTGTCCACCATGGCCAGGGTGGGCAGCATGGCGGCGCCCGCCGTCCTCATTCTGGACGAG GTGTTCCCTGCTCTGCCCAGCGTGGTGTACGGGGGGGCGGCCGTGCTGGCTTCGGGCTTTGCTTGCTTCTTGCCAGAGACGCTCAACGTCCCGCTGCCGGACACCGTCCAAGACGTGGAGGAGAGATG TTCATCAATGGGATGCTGGCCGATGTTTTGTTTCGCGTAA
- the oatx gene encoding solute carrier family 22 member 6 isoform X1 gives MGFNELLDEMGGFGRYQWLHVTLISFPGLLMASQNLLNNFVSGTPGHRCSLSANHSLWNLTEQVDGQDVLKAFIPLDSSGTGLDRCRRYVMPQWQMLTANGSVNTSHLQTESCADGWTFDDSEFLATTVSEWDLVCSLRPLKQMIQTVYMGGVLAGAVLYGGLSDRFGRRSVLIWSYLQLGVLGSCGTLSQSYSVYCVFRFLSGMAVSGIILNSVSLKVEWIPTKTRTLVGTLTSFYFTFGQLILAGLAYWLRDWRKLQLVVCAPHILFFAYSWWYSESARWLVLRRRSQDALKTLHRVARINGKPEVADKLTLEVLHSHMSKELASNRKTLTAYDLLRTPGMRRISVCLIAVWFSTSFAYYGLAMDMQKFGVSIYVMQLIFGAVDFPAKFVALGMLSFLGRRVTQALCLFMSALVIFANIFVPMGTIKRFKQASDTLQCQQLMAAVPLSDMQAIRTTLACLGKAFTSASFTTVYLYTGELYPTIIRQTGMGLVSTMARVGSMAAPAVLILDEVFPALPSVVYGGAAVLASGFACFLPETLNVPLPDTVQDVEERWLRSGHINASALAFSNQLHLSVFDLIDVSVGRSGRSPADQKEKEAVSSEDEQVALSLKQVKEVEGSGLNAL, from the exons ATGGGCTTCAACGAGCTGCTAGACGAG ATGGGCGGTTTCGGGCGGTACCAGTGGCTCCACGTGACCCTCATCAGTTTCCCAGGCCTGCTGATGGCGAGTCAAAACCTCCTGAACAACTTTGTCTCAGGAACCCCCGGCCACCGCTGCAGCTTGTCGGCCAATCACAGCCTCTGGAACCTCACGGAGCAG GTGGATGGCCAGGACGTGTTGAAGGCCTTCATCCCACTGGACTCTTCGGGAACTGGACTAGACCGCTGCAGGAG GTACGTGATGCCTCAGTGGCAGATGCTAACAGCTAACGGCTCCGTTAACACCAGCCACCTGCAAACCGAAAGCTGCGCCGATGGTTGGACCTTTGACGACTCCGAGTTCCTTGCCACCACTGTTTCCGAG TGGGATCTGGTGTGCAGCCTGCGGCCCCTCAAGCAGATGATCCAGACGGTCTACATGGGCGGCGTTCTCGCGGGTGCCGTCCTCTACGGTGGACTGTCCGACAG GTTCGGGCGGCGCTCTGTCCTTATTTGGTCGTACCTGCAGCTGGGCGTCCTGGGCTCTTGCGGCACACTGTCGCAGTCCTACTCGGTCTACTGCGTGTTCCGCTTCCTGAGCGGCATGGCGGTGTCGGGCATCATACTCAACTCCGTTTCCCTGA AGGTGGAGTGGATCCCGACTAAAACCAGGACTCTGGTGGGCACGCTCACCTCCTTCTACTTCACCTTTGGTCAGCTAATCTTGGCGGGCTTGGCTTATTGGCTGAGGGACTGGAGGAAGCTGCAGCTGGTGGTGTGCGCGCCCCACATCCTCTTCTTTGCCTACAGCTG GTGGTACTCTGAGTCGGCGCGGTGGCTGGTCCTCAGGCGAAGATCGCAGGACGCGTTGAAGACTCTCCACAGAGTCGCTCGGATCAACGGAAAACCCGAAGTGGCGGACAAGCTGACGCTGGAG GTGCTTCACTCCCACATGAGCAAGGAGCTGGCGTCCAATCGTAAGACGCTGACCGCCTACGACCTGCTGAGGACGCCGGGCATGAGACGCATCTCCGTCTGCCTCATCGCCGTCTG GTTCTCCACCAGCTTCGCCTACTACGGCTTGGCGATGGACATGCAGAAGTTTGGG GTGAGTATTTACGTGATGCAGCTCATCTTTGGAGCTGTGGATTTTCCTGCCAAATTTGTGGCTCTGGGCATGCTCAGTTTCCTCGGGAGGAGGGTGACTCAGGCCCTCTGCCTCTTCATGTCCGCCCTCGTCATCTTCGCCAACATCTTCGTCCCAATGG GGACAATAAAGAGATTTAagcaagcttcagatacgctGCAATGTCAACAATTAATGGCGGCGGTCCCCCTGTCAGACATGCAGGCCATCAGAACGACGTTAGCGTGTCTCGGTAAAGCCTTCACGTCGGCGTCCTTCACCACTGTCTACTTGTACACCGGAGAACTTTACCCCACCATCATCAG GCAAACTGGAATGGGTCTGGTGTCCACCATGGCCAGGGTGGGCAGCATGGCGGCGCCCGCCGTCCTCATTCTGGACGAG GTGTTCCCTGCTCTGCCCAGCGTGGTGTACGGGGGGGCGGCCGTGCTGGCTTCGGGCTTTGCTTGCTTCTTGCCAGAGACGCTCAACGTCCCGCTGCCGGACACCGTCCAAGACGTGGAGGAGAGATG GTTGCGAAGCGGCCACATAAACGCCAGCGCCCTCGCATTTTCAAATCAATTGCATTTGAGtgtttttgatttgattgacgTGTCTGTCGGAAGGTCTGGAAGAAGTCCCGCTGACCAGAAGGAGAAGGAGGCCGTGTCCTCGGAAGACGAGCAAGTGGCGTTGTCTTTAAAACAAGTGAAGGAAGTTGAAGGGAGCGGTCTCAACGCCCTCTGA
- the oatx gene encoding solute carrier family 22 member 6 isoform X2: protein MGFNELLDEMGGFGRYQWLHVTLISFPGLLMASQNLLNNFVSGTPGHRCSLSANHSLWNLTEQVDGQDVLKAFIPLDSSGTGLDRCRRYVMPQWQMLTANGSVNTSHLQTESCADGWTFDDSEFLATTVSEWDLVCSLRPLKQMIQTVYMGGVLAGAVLYGGLSDRFGRRSVLIWSYLQLGVLGSCGTLSQSYSVYCVFRFLSGMAVSGIILNSVSLKVEWIPTKTRTLVGTLTSFYFTFGQLILAGLAYWLRDWRKLQLVVCAPHILFFAYSWWYSESARWLVLRRRSQDALKTLHRVARINGKPEVADKLTLEVLHSHMSKELASNRKTLTAYDLLRTPGMRRISVCLIAVWFSTSFAYYGLAMDMQKFGVSIYVMQLIFGAVDFPAKFVALGMLSFLGRRVTQALCLFMSALVIFANIFVPMDMQAIRTTLACLGKAFTSASFTTVYLYTGELYPTIIRQTGMGLVSTMARVGSMAAPAVLILDEVFPALPSVVYGGAAVLASGFACFLPETLNVPLPDTVQDVEERWLRSGHINASALAFSNQLHLSVFDLIDVSVGRSGRSPADQKEKEAVSSEDEQVALSLKQVKEVEGSGLNAL, encoded by the exons ATGGGCTTCAACGAGCTGCTAGACGAG ATGGGCGGTTTCGGGCGGTACCAGTGGCTCCACGTGACCCTCATCAGTTTCCCAGGCCTGCTGATGGCGAGTCAAAACCTCCTGAACAACTTTGTCTCAGGAACCCCCGGCCACCGCTGCAGCTTGTCGGCCAATCACAGCCTCTGGAACCTCACGGAGCAG GTGGATGGCCAGGACGTGTTGAAGGCCTTCATCCCACTGGACTCTTCGGGAACTGGACTAGACCGCTGCAGGAG GTACGTGATGCCTCAGTGGCAGATGCTAACAGCTAACGGCTCCGTTAACACCAGCCACCTGCAAACCGAAAGCTGCGCCGATGGTTGGACCTTTGACGACTCCGAGTTCCTTGCCACCACTGTTTCCGAG TGGGATCTGGTGTGCAGCCTGCGGCCCCTCAAGCAGATGATCCAGACGGTCTACATGGGCGGCGTTCTCGCGGGTGCCGTCCTCTACGGTGGACTGTCCGACAG GTTCGGGCGGCGCTCTGTCCTTATTTGGTCGTACCTGCAGCTGGGCGTCCTGGGCTCTTGCGGCACACTGTCGCAGTCCTACTCGGTCTACTGCGTGTTCCGCTTCCTGAGCGGCATGGCGGTGTCGGGCATCATACTCAACTCCGTTTCCCTGA AGGTGGAGTGGATCCCGACTAAAACCAGGACTCTGGTGGGCACGCTCACCTCCTTCTACTTCACCTTTGGTCAGCTAATCTTGGCGGGCTTGGCTTATTGGCTGAGGGACTGGAGGAAGCTGCAGCTGGTGGTGTGCGCGCCCCACATCCTCTTCTTTGCCTACAGCTG GTGGTACTCTGAGTCGGCGCGGTGGCTGGTCCTCAGGCGAAGATCGCAGGACGCGTTGAAGACTCTCCACAGAGTCGCTCGGATCAACGGAAAACCCGAAGTGGCGGACAAGCTGACGCTGGAG GTGCTTCACTCCCACATGAGCAAGGAGCTGGCGTCCAATCGTAAGACGCTGACCGCCTACGACCTGCTGAGGACGCCGGGCATGAGACGCATCTCCGTCTGCCTCATCGCCGTCTG GTTCTCCACCAGCTTCGCCTACTACGGCTTGGCGATGGACATGCAGAAGTTTGGG GTGAGTATTTACGTGATGCAGCTCATCTTTGGAGCTGTGGATTTTCCTGCCAAATTTGTGGCTCTGGGCATGCTCAGTTTCCTCGGGAGGAGGGTGACTCAGGCCCTCTGCCTCTTCATGTCCGCCCTCGTCATCTTCGCCAACATCTTCGTCCCAATGG ACATGCAGGCCATCAGAACGACGTTAGCGTGTCTCGGTAAAGCCTTCACGTCGGCGTCCTTCACCACTGTCTACTTGTACACCGGAGAACTTTACCCCACCATCATCAG GCAAACTGGAATGGGTCTGGTGTCCACCATGGCCAGGGTGGGCAGCATGGCGGCGCCCGCCGTCCTCATTCTGGACGAG GTGTTCCCTGCTCTGCCCAGCGTGGTGTACGGGGGGGCGGCCGTGCTGGCTTCGGGCTTTGCTTGCTTCTTGCCAGAGACGCTCAACGTCCCGCTGCCGGACACCGTCCAAGACGTGGAGGAGAGATG GTTGCGAAGCGGCCACATAAACGCCAGCGCCCTCGCATTTTCAAATCAATTGCATTTGAGtgtttttgatttgattgacgTGTCTGTCGGAAGGTCTGGAAGAAGTCCCGCTGACCAGAAGGAGAAGGAGGCCGTGTCCTCGGAAGACGAGCAAGTGGCGTTGTCTTTAAAACAAGTGAAGGAAGTTGAAGGGAGCGGTCTCAACGCCCTCTGA
- the oatx gene encoding solute carrier family 22 member 6 isoform X3 — MGFNELLDEMGGFGRYQWLHVTLISFPGLLMASQNLLNNFVSGTPGHRCSLSANHSLWNLTEQVDGQDVLKAFIPLDSSGTGLDRCRRYVMPQWQMLTANGSVNTSHLQTESCADGWTFDDSEFLATTVSEWDLVCSLRPLKQMIQTVYMGGVLAGAVLYGGLSDRFGRRSVLIWSYLQLGVLGSCGTLSQSYSVYCVFRFLSGMAVSGIILNSVSLKVEWIPTKTRTLVGTLTSFYFTFGQLILAGLAYWLRDWRKLQLVVCAPHILFFAYSWWYSESARWLVLRRRSQDALKTLHRVARINGKPEVADKLTLEVLHSHMSKELASNRKTLTAYDLLRTPGMRRISVCLIAVWFSTSFAYYGLAMDMQKFGVSIYVMQLIFGAVDFPAKFVALGMLSFLGRRVTQALCLFMSALVIFANIFVPMGTIKRFKQASDTLQCQQLMAAVPLSDMQAIRTTLACLGKAFTSASFTTVYLYTGELYPTIIRQTGMGLVSTMARVGSMAAPAVLILDEVFPALPSVVYGGAAVLASGFACFLPETLNVPLPDTVQDVEERWSGRSPADQKEKEAVSSEDEQVALSLKQVKEVEGSGLNAL, encoded by the exons ATGGGCTTCAACGAGCTGCTAGACGAG ATGGGCGGTTTCGGGCGGTACCAGTGGCTCCACGTGACCCTCATCAGTTTCCCAGGCCTGCTGATGGCGAGTCAAAACCTCCTGAACAACTTTGTCTCAGGAACCCCCGGCCACCGCTGCAGCTTGTCGGCCAATCACAGCCTCTGGAACCTCACGGAGCAG GTGGATGGCCAGGACGTGTTGAAGGCCTTCATCCCACTGGACTCTTCGGGAACTGGACTAGACCGCTGCAGGAG GTACGTGATGCCTCAGTGGCAGATGCTAACAGCTAACGGCTCCGTTAACACCAGCCACCTGCAAACCGAAAGCTGCGCCGATGGTTGGACCTTTGACGACTCCGAGTTCCTTGCCACCACTGTTTCCGAG TGGGATCTGGTGTGCAGCCTGCGGCCCCTCAAGCAGATGATCCAGACGGTCTACATGGGCGGCGTTCTCGCGGGTGCCGTCCTCTACGGTGGACTGTCCGACAG GTTCGGGCGGCGCTCTGTCCTTATTTGGTCGTACCTGCAGCTGGGCGTCCTGGGCTCTTGCGGCACACTGTCGCAGTCCTACTCGGTCTACTGCGTGTTCCGCTTCCTGAGCGGCATGGCGGTGTCGGGCATCATACTCAACTCCGTTTCCCTGA AGGTGGAGTGGATCCCGACTAAAACCAGGACTCTGGTGGGCACGCTCACCTCCTTCTACTTCACCTTTGGTCAGCTAATCTTGGCGGGCTTGGCTTATTGGCTGAGGGACTGGAGGAAGCTGCAGCTGGTGGTGTGCGCGCCCCACATCCTCTTCTTTGCCTACAGCTG GTGGTACTCTGAGTCGGCGCGGTGGCTGGTCCTCAGGCGAAGATCGCAGGACGCGTTGAAGACTCTCCACAGAGTCGCTCGGATCAACGGAAAACCCGAAGTGGCGGACAAGCTGACGCTGGAG GTGCTTCACTCCCACATGAGCAAGGAGCTGGCGTCCAATCGTAAGACGCTGACCGCCTACGACCTGCTGAGGACGCCGGGCATGAGACGCATCTCCGTCTGCCTCATCGCCGTCTG GTTCTCCACCAGCTTCGCCTACTACGGCTTGGCGATGGACATGCAGAAGTTTGGG GTGAGTATTTACGTGATGCAGCTCATCTTTGGAGCTGTGGATTTTCCTGCCAAATTTGTGGCTCTGGGCATGCTCAGTTTCCTCGGGAGGAGGGTGACTCAGGCCCTCTGCCTCTTCATGTCCGCCCTCGTCATCTTCGCCAACATCTTCGTCCCAATGG GGACAATAAAGAGATTTAagcaagcttcagatacgctGCAATGTCAACAATTAATGGCGGCGGTCCCCCTGTCAGACATGCAGGCCATCAGAACGACGTTAGCGTGTCTCGGTAAAGCCTTCACGTCGGCGTCCTTCACCACTGTCTACTTGTACACCGGAGAACTTTACCCCACCATCATCAG GCAAACTGGAATGGGTCTGGTGTCCACCATGGCCAGGGTGGGCAGCATGGCGGCGCCCGCCGTCCTCATTCTGGACGAG GTGTTCCCTGCTCTGCCCAGCGTGGTGTACGGGGGGGCGGCCGTGCTGGCTTCGGGCTTTGCTTGCTTCTTGCCAGAGACGCTCAACGTCCCGCTGCCGGACACCGTCCAAGACGTGGAGGAGAGATG GTCTGGAAGAAGTCCCGCTGACCAGAAGGAGAAGGAGGCCGTGTCCTCGGAAGACGAGCAAGTGGCGTTGTCTTTAAAACAAGTGAAGGAAGTTGAAGGGAGCGGTCTCAACGCCCTCTGA
- the oatx gene encoding solute carrier family 22 member 6 isoform X4, with product MGFNELLDEMGGFGRYQWLHVTLISFPGLLMASQNLLNNFVSGTPGHRCSLSANHSLWNLTEQVDGQDVLKAFIPLDSSGTGLDRCRRYVMPQWQMLTANGSVNTSHLQTESCADGWTFDDSEFLATTVSEWDLVCSLRPLKQMIQTVYMGGVLAGAVLYGGLSDRFGRRSVLIWSYLQLGVLGSCGTLSQSYSVYCVFRFLSGMAVSGIILNSVSLKVEWIPTKTRTLVGTLTSFYFTFGQLILAGLAYWLRDWRKLQLVVCAPHILFFAYSWWYSESARWLVLRRRSQDALKTLHRVARINGKPEVADKLTLEVLHSHMSKELASNRKTLTAYDLLRTPGMRRISVCLIAVWFSTSFAYYGLAMDMQKFGVSIYVMQLIFGAVDFPAKFVALGMLSFLGRRVTQALCLFMSALVIFANIFVPMDMQAIRTTLACLGKAFTSASFTTVYLYTGELYPTIIRQTGMGLVSTMARVGSMAAPAVLILDEVFPALPSVVYGGAAVLASGFACFLPETLNVPLPDTVQDVEERWSGRSPADQKEKEAVSSEDEQVALSLKQVKEVEGSGLNAL from the exons ATGGGCTTCAACGAGCTGCTAGACGAG ATGGGCGGTTTCGGGCGGTACCAGTGGCTCCACGTGACCCTCATCAGTTTCCCAGGCCTGCTGATGGCGAGTCAAAACCTCCTGAACAACTTTGTCTCAGGAACCCCCGGCCACCGCTGCAGCTTGTCGGCCAATCACAGCCTCTGGAACCTCACGGAGCAG GTGGATGGCCAGGACGTGTTGAAGGCCTTCATCCCACTGGACTCTTCGGGAACTGGACTAGACCGCTGCAGGAG GTACGTGATGCCTCAGTGGCAGATGCTAACAGCTAACGGCTCCGTTAACACCAGCCACCTGCAAACCGAAAGCTGCGCCGATGGTTGGACCTTTGACGACTCCGAGTTCCTTGCCACCACTGTTTCCGAG TGGGATCTGGTGTGCAGCCTGCGGCCCCTCAAGCAGATGATCCAGACGGTCTACATGGGCGGCGTTCTCGCGGGTGCCGTCCTCTACGGTGGACTGTCCGACAG GTTCGGGCGGCGCTCTGTCCTTATTTGGTCGTACCTGCAGCTGGGCGTCCTGGGCTCTTGCGGCACACTGTCGCAGTCCTACTCGGTCTACTGCGTGTTCCGCTTCCTGAGCGGCATGGCGGTGTCGGGCATCATACTCAACTCCGTTTCCCTGA AGGTGGAGTGGATCCCGACTAAAACCAGGACTCTGGTGGGCACGCTCACCTCCTTCTACTTCACCTTTGGTCAGCTAATCTTGGCGGGCTTGGCTTATTGGCTGAGGGACTGGAGGAAGCTGCAGCTGGTGGTGTGCGCGCCCCACATCCTCTTCTTTGCCTACAGCTG GTGGTACTCTGAGTCGGCGCGGTGGCTGGTCCTCAGGCGAAGATCGCAGGACGCGTTGAAGACTCTCCACAGAGTCGCTCGGATCAACGGAAAACCCGAAGTGGCGGACAAGCTGACGCTGGAG GTGCTTCACTCCCACATGAGCAAGGAGCTGGCGTCCAATCGTAAGACGCTGACCGCCTACGACCTGCTGAGGACGCCGGGCATGAGACGCATCTCCGTCTGCCTCATCGCCGTCTG GTTCTCCACCAGCTTCGCCTACTACGGCTTGGCGATGGACATGCAGAAGTTTGGG GTGAGTATTTACGTGATGCAGCTCATCTTTGGAGCTGTGGATTTTCCTGCCAAATTTGTGGCTCTGGGCATGCTCAGTTTCCTCGGGAGGAGGGTGACTCAGGCCCTCTGCCTCTTCATGTCCGCCCTCGTCATCTTCGCCAACATCTTCGTCCCAATGG ACATGCAGGCCATCAGAACGACGTTAGCGTGTCTCGGTAAAGCCTTCACGTCGGCGTCCTTCACCACTGTCTACTTGTACACCGGAGAACTTTACCCCACCATCATCAG GCAAACTGGAATGGGTCTGGTGTCCACCATGGCCAGGGTGGGCAGCATGGCGGCGCCCGCCGTCCTCATTCTGGACGAG GTGTTCCCTGCTCTGCCCAGCGTGGTGTACGGGGGGGCGGCCGTGCTGGCTTCGGGCTTTGCTTGCTTCTTGCCAGAGACGCTCAACGTCCCGCTGCCGGACACCGTCCAAGACGTGGAGGAGAGATG GTCTGGAAGAAGTCCCGCTGACCAGAAGGAGAAGGAGGCCGTGTCCTCGGAAGACGAGCAAGTGGCGTTGTCTTTAAAACAAGTGAAGGAAGTTGAAGGGAGCGGTCTCAACGCCCTCTGA
- the pfdn1 gene encoding prefoldin subunit 1 isoform X1 gives MRSKTPKMAAPVDLELKKAFSELQVKMIDTQQKVKLADLQIEQLTHVQKHAKLTHAEINTLSDDTRTYEGVGRMFILQSKDDITQQLKIKQKTAEGKIKELEQKKVYLERSVKEAEDNIREMLLSRRAQ, from the exons ATGCGCTCCAAAACACCGAAAATGGCGGCGCCCGTCGATCTGGAGCTGAAGAAG GCCTTCTCGGAACTTCAGGTGAAGATGATCGACACGCAGCAGAAGGTCAAGCTGGCCGACCTGCAGATCGAGCAGCTGACGCACGTGCAGAAGCACGCCAAGCTCACGCACGCCGAGATCAACACGCTGAGCGACGACACGCGCACGTACGAGGGCGTCGGACGCAT GTTCATCCTGCAGTCCAAGGACGACATCACGCAACAGCTGAAGATCAAGCAGAAGACGGCTGAGGGGAAAATCAAAGAACTGGAG cAGAAGAAGGTGTACCTGGAGCGCAGCGTGAAGGAGGCGGAGGACAACATCCGCGAGATGCTGCTGTCCAGGAGGGCTCAGTGA
- the pfdn1 gene encoding prefoldin subunit 1 isoform X2, producing MAAPVDLELKKAFSELQVKMIDTQQKVKLADLQIEQLTHVQKHAKLTHAEINTLSDDTRTYEGVGRMFILQSKDDITQQLKIKQKTAEGKIKELEKKVYLERSVKEAEDNIREMLLSRRAQ from the exons ATGGCGGCGCCCGTCGATCTGGAGCTGAAGAAG GCCTTCTCGGAACTTCAGGTGAAGATGATCGACACGCAGCAGAAGGTCAAGCTGGCCGACCTGCAGATCGAGCAGCTGACGCACGTGCAGAAGCACGCCAAGCTCACGCACGCCGAGATCAACACGCTGAGCGACGACACGCGCACGTACGAGGGCGTCGGACGCAT GTTCATCCTGCAGTCCAAGGACGACATCACGCAACAGCTGAAGATCAAGCAGAAGACGGCTGAGGGGAAAATCAAAGAACTGGAG AAGAAGGTGTACCTGGAGCGCAGCGTGAAGGAGGCGGAGGACAACATCCGCGAGATGCTGCTGTCCAGGAGGGCTCAGTGA
- the ttc1 gene encoding tetratricopeptide repeat protein 1 codes for MSRPADEQDTVDREDFFDCRETLELPERGDEERRRVKTDAKHEPEPAEPLEDAPVGEVEEDDDDQPEEEEEKLSQEEKESRRLRSLALKEEGNCHFKNGDWSVAEQSYTQALRLCPRGFGQERAVLFSNRAAARLHLERKDDGIADCSRALELNPDYVKALLRRAELYEQTEQLEKALDDYQKALERDPEQTGARQACVRLPQQIHEKNEKLKEEMLGKLKELGNMVLRPFGMSTSNFQVNRDADTGSYSINFVNKPNNT; via the exons ATGAGCCGGCCAGCGGACGAGCAGGACACTGTTGACCGGGAGGACTTTTTTGACTGTCGCGAGACTTTGGAGCTTCCCGAGCGAGGAGACGAGGAGCGACGGCGCGTGAAGACGGACGCCAAACACGAGCCGGAGCCGGCGGAGCCGCTTGAGGATGCGCCCGTCGGAGAagtggaggaggacgacgacgaccagccggaggaagaggaagagaaattgtcgcaggaggagaaggag AGCCGACGACTGCGCAGTCTCGCCTTGAAGGAGGAAGGCAATTGTCACTTTAAAAATGGAG ATTGGTCTGTGGCGGAGCAAAGCTACACGCAAGCGCTGCGTTTGTGTCCGCGCGGTTTCGGCCAAGAGCGAGCCGTGTTGTTCTCCAACAGAGCGGCCGCCAGACTGCACTTG GAGCGCAAGGACGACGGGATAGCGGACTGCTCCAGAG CGTTGGAGCTGAATCCCGACTACGTGAAGGCGTTGCTGAGGAGGGCGGAGCTCTACGAGCAGACGGAACAGCTGGAAAAGGCGCTGGACGACTACCAGAAGGCCCTGGAGCGAGACCCCGAGCAGACGGGAGCCAGGCAGGCCTGCGTG AGGTTACCTCAGCAAATCCACGAGAAGAACGAGAAGCTGAAGGAGGAAATGTTAG GTAAACTGAAGGAGCTGGGCAACATGGTCCTGAGACCGTTCGGCATGTCCACCAGCAACTTCCAGGTCAACCGGGACGCCGACACGGGCTCCTACTCCATCAACTTTGTCAACAAGCCCAACAACACGTGA